GCGGTCTTTTTCGAGCCACACCATCATGTCATCGCCGTGGTGAATGGTCTCGCCGCGCAGGGTCTCGACGTAGAGCGTGCCGCTGTTGATGGCAATGTCGCGCACCGGGTACCACTGCTTCTGCACCAGCACAAACAGATCGAGCTGGAGGTGGCGATCGCTGAGGCGACTGGCGTGGGTCCACCACTGCTTCCACAGCTGGCGGGCCTGGCCGTAGAGAATGTGATAGCCCTCGGGAATGGGATAGTGGGCGTAGCACAGCACCTGGCTGTCTAGCCCCTGCCCAACGGGCACAAAATGATGGTCGATGAGAATCTGGTGCAGCACGTCGGTGTAGTCGGTGTTGCGCCGCACCTCAATGCGGGGCGGTAGAGCCGCGTCAAAGGCGGTGGCCAGCAGCGATCCTTTCCGGCCCAAGAGCTGCCGCAGATTGTTGGCCGGCTGTACGCGAAGGGACTGGTTCGCTTCTAGGGTGGCATCCCCCGAAACAAACCACTGCAAGAGGGTTAAGTCGTCTAGTGAGGTCATTTCAGGAACGGTCGCAAGGGTGACGAAGGCCAGCACCCCACGGGTCGTTCTAGATCGCGACGGTCAATAACCCGCCCGCAGAGCCAGGGCGTAGACAATAGGCCTTCGCAAGCCAGGTACCCCGTGGGGTAGGGCAATTGAGCAAGCGATTCTGGGTCGTAGCCGGTCAGGGGGTGTCAAGGGCAACCCATCCAACATCAGATTCCTATGCTCTCTACCTTTTACGGGGCGCAGGCTTTGCATCCGGGCGTTCGGCGAAGGGTTTAACAATATTTACAGATTTGCCCCCGACCGCGCTGCCCGGCGCTAGAGAGGAACCACCGTCCCCAGGGGAGCCCGGTATAGTGAAAGAAACCCTGAAATGCCATGGTCACCACAGTAAGTCAAGAGCACGGGTTTCTTCAGACCAACGGGCTGCACCTGCACTACGTCCGCCAGGGCCAGGGCCCGCTAATGCTGTTTTTGCACGGATTTCCAGAATTTTGGTACTCCTGGCGGCACCAGCTCGACTATTTTGCCGACCGCTATACCTGTGTTGCCCTAGATCTGCGCGGCTACAACGACAGCGACAAGCCCATCGGCGTTGAGGCCTACCGCCTGGAGGTCTTGGTGGCGGATGTGCGGGGGGCGATCGCCGCCCTGGGCTACGACCGAGCGGTGCTGGTGGGGCACGACTGGGGAGGGGCGATCGCCTGGGCCTTTGCCTACGCCCACCCCGAGCAGCTAGAGTCCCTCATTATCATGAATATGCCCCACCCGGCCAGGTTTGCCGAGGGGCTGCGCACGCCCCAGCAGCTGTTGCGCAGCTGGTATATTGCCGCCTTTCAGCTGCCCCTGCTGCCCGAACTGCTGCTGCAGGCGGGTGACTACTGGCTGATTGGGCAAGCCTTGCAGGGTATGGCGATCGACAAAACCACCTTCAGCGCCGCCGATCTGCGCGCCTACAAGACCGCCGCCGCCAAACCCGGTGCCCTCACCGCCATGGTCAACTACTACCGCGCCGTCGGTCTGGGCGACCAGCCGCAGACCTGGGGCCTGCTCGACGTGCCCACCCTGCTGATCTGGGGCGAGGAAGATGCCGCCCTGGGTAAAGAACTCTCCCTCGGCACCGCAGACTACGTGCGCCACCTGCGGCTGCGCTACATTCCCCAGTGCAGCCACTGGGTGCAGCAGGAGCAACCCCACCAGGTCAACGCCCTGATGGATGAATGGCTGCGCTAGGCCCCCTCTTGCCCACGCATGTCTTCAATAAACGCTGAGCCGCAGGCCAGCTTTTTGGCAAGGGTTGAGTCAGGCTCGATCGCCCGCCAAAAGGGCGTCACCTGGCTGAGATCTGCTCCCGCCTGAATGTCTTCCCAAGCCGCTTCTGCAACGATGCGGGCACAGGTAGAGGTAGACAGGGGGCAAGCCACATCACTGCTGTGGGCTTTAGCTATAGATTCCCGCAGGTCTTTAAAGGCAATTTGCTGGCCTGTAGGGATGGTTTCTATAAATGCTTTGACCAACTGTGGGGTGGGCATCAGCAGAGTGCCGCCCGCTGGTGCCCCCGCCATGGGCTTCTCAAGCACCTTCACTTTGGGCTCTTTTTGCTCTTCAAGTTTTTGTTTCCAAGTTTTGGCCATGGTGAACCGCCTGAATGAATATGCTGCTAAACTGAACAGTACCGTACAGTTCGTTTTGTGGTCAAGCACAGCTGACCGGCCTCTTGCGGTTTCATCTCCGCCGGGGCAGGCAGACTAGGCCCGGGTGCATCCCACTTTCGCAAGTGCCTACGTCATTCCCACGAAAGTGGGAATCTATCTGGGAGTAGTCGCCCAACGTAGCCCGTCTACACGGGAATGACAGGTCAGCTAGCCGTCAAAATGGCAAGTTCACATCAGTGGAATGCACCCCCAAGGCCCAGGGG
The nucleotide sequence above comes from Nodosilinea sp. PGN35. Encoded proteins:
- a CDS encoding alpha/beta fold hydrolase, with the protein product MVTTVSQEHGFLQTNGLHLHYVRQGQGPLMLFLHGFPEFWYSWRHQLDYFADRYTCVALDLRGYNDSDKPIGVEAYRLEVLVADVRGAIAALGYDRAVLVGHDWGGAIAWAFAYAHPEQLESLIIMNMPHPARFAEGLRTPQQLLRSWYIAAFQLPLLPELLLQAGDYWLIGQALQGMAIDKTTFSAADLRAYKTAAAKPGALTAMVNYYRAVGLGDQPQTWGLLDVPTLLIWGEEDAALGKELSLGTADYVRHLRLRYIPQCSHWVQQEQPHQVNALMDEWLR